From one Salinibacterium hongtaonis genomic stretch:
- a CDS encoding GntR family transcriptional regulator: protein MRASDRAYRMLREQIVDWELEPGTVLGEVEQAARLGVSRTPLREALSRLVADGLVASQAGRGLVVTAVSIDDIAELFEARQALEQRVASLAAERRDRAVFEQLQGEFRDSDRLLADHHAYYELVARFDVAMDEAARSPYLVAALANVRTHLVRIRRLAQDDPARLAAAAGEHLLIVDAVVAGDASLAAHATHVHLYRSLQNIMQSATSGRLAERLTAVV from the coding sequence ATGAGAGCGAGTGATCGCGCCTATCGGATGCTCCGGGAACAGATCGTCGACTGGGAGCTTGAGCCGGGAACCGTGCTGGGTGAGGTCGAGCAGGCCGCCCGGCTCGGGGTGAGCCGAACGCCGCTTCGAGAGGCGCTCAGCCGCCTCGTCGCCGACGGCCTCGTCGCGTCCCAGGCCGGCCGCGGACTTGTGGTCACCGCCGTATCGATCGACGACATCGCCGAGCTCTTCGAGGCCCGCCAAGCCCTCGAGCAGAGGGTCGCCTCCCTCGCGGCCGAACGGCGAGACCGCGCGGTGTTTGAGCAGTTGCAGGGCGAGTTTCGCGACAGCGATCGTCTCCTGGCCGACCACCACGCCTACTACGAACTCGTCGCCCGCTTCGATGTGGCCATGGACGAGGCAGCACGCAGCCCCTACCTCGTCGCCGCCCTGGCCAACGTTCGAACCCATCTCGTGCGCATCCGCCGCCTCGCACAGGACGACCCCGCTCGCCTCGCGGCCGCAGCGGGGGAGCACCTACTCATCGTCGACGCCGTCGTGGCAGGCGACGCATCGCTCGCGGCTCACGCCACGCACGTTCACCTTTATCGCAGCCTGCAGAACATCATGCAGTCCGCAACCTCGGGGCGGCTTGCCGAGCGCCTCACCGCAGTCGTCTGA
- a CDS encoding VOC family protein — MTTDIFVNLTTSDLPRSKQFFQGLGWELNPLFSDDNAACVVIDEHVYLMVLTREFFATFTQKQLADPHTHALVQTAISADSREAVDDLVKKALAAGGIEPKEPQDYGFMYSRDFEDPDGNEFSVLWMDPTAAEKGPEAFMADQGGAPA, encoded by the coding sequence ATGACCACCGATATTTTCGTCAACCTGACAACGAGCGATCTGCCCCGTTCCAAGCAGTTCTTCCAGGGCCTCGGTTGGGAGCTCAACCCGCTATTCAGCGACGACAACGCGGCCTGCGTCGTCATCGACGAGCACGTCTACCTCATGGTGCTCACGCGCGAATTCTTTGCGACCTTCACGCAGAAGCAACTGGCAGACCCCCATACGCACGCCCTCGTCCAGACCGCAATCAGCGCCGACAGCCGCGAAGCCGTCGATGACCTCGTCAAGAAGGCGCTCGCGGCCGGCGGCATAGAACCCAAGGAGCCGCAGGACTACGGATTCATGTATTCCCGCGACTTCGAAGACCCCGACGGCAACGAGTTCAGCGTGCTGTGGATGGACCCCACTGCTGCGGAAAAAGGCCCAGAAGCATTCATGGCCGACCAGGGCGGAGCACCCGCCTAA
- a CDS encoding winged helix-turn-helix transcriptional regulator → MAARNYGQYCGVVTALELVGERWALLIVRDLLVGPRRYSDLKNGLPRIPTNILSTRLKELQEAGVIHRIPLARCGLVYDLTEFGRGLEDVVLALGRWGFHAMGDPAPDDIITNDSMTMAFRTAFQADVAAAYPPTAYQVHIGDVALGLRTVAGTLQIAPVPGSSGVPLPATVNPFSHGIDLTFAAGPGIRSLIAGELSPAAAISNGTVRVLGGDAALLDRFAATFSLRLGAQHAPAA, encoded by the coding sequence GTGGCCGCACGCAACTACGGGCAATACTGCGGAGTCGTCACCGCCCTCGAGCTGGTCGGTGAACGGTGGGCGCTGCTCATCGTTCGCGACCTGCTCGTGGGGCCGCGGCGCTACAGCGACCTCAAAAACGGATTGCCCCGCATCCCGACCAACATCCTCAGCACGCGACTCAAAGAGCTGCAGGAGGCCGGAGTCATTCACCGCATCCCCCTCGCGCGCTGCGGCCTCGTCTACGACCTCACCGAGTTCGGTCGAGGGCTCGAGGATGTTGTGCTCGCGCTGGGGCGCTGGGGCTTCCACGCGATGGGCGACCCCGCCCCCGACGACATCATCACGAACGACTCGATGACCATGGCGTTCCGCACGGCCTTCCAAGCGGATGTTGCTGCCGCCTATCCTCCGACCGCCTACCAGGTACACATCGGCGATGTGGCGCTCGGCCTGCGCACGGTGGCCGGAACGCTCCAGATCGCTCCGGTGCCCGGAAGCTCCGGCGTGCCACTGCCCGCAACCGTTAACCCGTTTTCGCACGGAATCGACCTGACCTTTGCGGCTGGCCCCGGCATCCGGTCTCTCATTGCAGGCGAGCTCTCCCCCGCCGCCGCCATCTCGAACGGCACAGTGCGCGTGCTGGGCGGCGATGCCGCGCTGCTCGATCGCTTCGCCGCGACGTTCTCGCTACGTCTCGGCGCGCAGCACGCGCCCGCGGCGTGA
- a CDS encoding GAP family protein, translating into MPLPLLPDLPLELALPLLALALVDSLSFGTLLIPIWLLLAPGRLRPSRVLIFLGTVAAFYFVLGLLLSVGAVTFLADAEFLASPWAGRAQFVAGVALLIGSFFIGRTPQTNTEEASPASPGRLVRWRSRAMEQGGGPGSLGSLIALALTAAMLEVATMLPYLAAVGLLSGSDLDAGGRALALAGYCVVMVLPALVLLAARILARRVVEPLLARLAGWMTREGGETTAWIVGIVGFFIARDAITKVPELAQMLGFIS; encoded by the coding sequence ATGCCGTTGCCCCTTCTCCCAGACCTCCCTCTCGAACTCGCGCTGCCCCTCCTGGCGCTCGCCCTCGTCGACTCGCTCAGCTTTGGCACGCTCCTCATCCCGATCTGGCTTCTTCTCGCCCCCGGTCGGCTGCGGCCGTCTCGCGTGCTCATCTTTCTCGGCACGGTTGCCGCGTTCTACTTCGTGCTGGGTCTGCTGCTTTCGGTTGGAGCCGTGACCTTTCTCGCCGACGCTGAGTTTCTCGCTAGCCCCTGGGCGGGTCGCGCGCAGTTCGTTGCCGGAGTTGCCCTGCTGATCGGGAGCTTCTTTATTGGCCGCACACCGCAGACGAATACCGAGGAAGCATCGCCGGCGTCTCCCGGCAGACTGGTTCGCTGGCGGTCTCGCGCCATGGAGCAGGGCGGCGGGCCCGGTTCGCTCGGCAGCCTCATCGCGCTCGCCCTCACTGCGGCGATGCTCGAGGTTGCGACGATGCTGCCCTACCTCGCCGCGGTGGGGCTGCTCTCCGGGTCGGACCTCGACGCGGGCGGCAGGGCACTCGCGCTCGCGGGCTACTGCGTCGTTATGGTTCTGCCAGCGCTTGTGCTGCTTGCCGCGCGCATCCTCGCCCGCCGGGTAGTTGAGCCGCTGCTCGCGCGCCTTGCCGGGTGGATGACCAGGGAGGGCGGGGAGACGACGGCGTGGATCGTGGGTATTGTCGGCTTTTTCATCGCCCGTGACGCGATCACCAAGGTTCCCGAGCTGGCGCAGATGCTCGGCTTTATCTCGTAG
- a CDS encoding sensor histidine kinase: MAQALGVAVLGLLFIAVGLVDAWGFPGGVVVDPWWFAIPLAVACGAMLIKRRHPLVALGIGLVAFGVDAYAGGSLGVIVALVDLLYAAALFSGPGIPRRLVAAALAVVLAVTAVTFIVGGSLQDTVIMGVQAFALLGTPLWWGLSVRQQRELADLAAARALDIQRLSELRESDAVRGERTRMASELHDALAGNLSAIAIHSAAALAQQQPDHRDAEALRAIRSASIEALEELRSMIELLRGEGDALIAPARLAEVCDLVTAVRSRGVDVHYTVTPDPPPHLPAAVDHAAYRIVQEALANATRHAIGAAVHVSVEVAVESLSIVVSNSRGASMVDPTLGGLGTTTMRERSEALGGSFAAGWDSNDDWVVRATIPIVSATV; encoded by the coding sequence GTGGCCCAAGCTCTCGGGGTCGCCGTCCTCGGGCTGCTGTTCATCGCCGTCGGGCTGGTCGACGCGTGGGGATTCCCCGGCGGTGTCGTCGTCGACCCGTGGTGGTTCGCGATTCCGCTCGCCGTGGCGTGCGGCGCCATGCTCATCAAACGCCGGCACCCTCTCGTCGCACTCGGCATTGGCCTCGTTGCGTTTGGGGTCGATGCCTATGCGGGAGGCAGCCTGGGCGTGATCGTCGCCCTGGTCGATCTGCTCTATGCCGCCGCGCTGTTCTCGGGGCCGGGAATCCCGCGTCGACTTGTCGCCGCGGCGCTTGCCGTCGTGCTCGCCGTGACCGCCGTCACGTTCATCGTCGGCGGCAGCCTGCAAGACACCGTAATCATGGGGGTGCAGGCCTTCGCCCTGCTCGGCACGCCACTCTGGTGGGGGCTCTCCGTTCGTCAGCAACGAGAGCTCGCGGATCTCGCCGCGGCACGGGCCCTCGACATCCAACGCCTCTCAGAATTGCGCGAATCGGATGCTGTGCGCGGCGAGCGCACACGAATGGCGAGCGAGCTGCACGACGCGCTTGCCGGAAACCTCTCCGCTATCGCAATCCACTCTGCGGCGGCCCTCGCCCAGCAACAACCAGATCACCGCGATGCCGAGGCACTTCGCGCGATCCGCTCAGCAAGCATTGAGGCGCTTGAAGAGCTGCGGTCCATGATCGAGCTGCTGCGAGGCGAAGGTGATGCCCTCATCGCACCGGCCCGTCTCGCCGAAGTATGCGATCTCGTCACCGCCGTCAGGTCTCGCGGCGTAGACGTGCACTACACCGTGACACCAGATCCTCCTCCGCACCTTCCCGCCGCCGTTGACCATGCCGCGTACCGCATCGTGCAGGAGGCACTCGCAAATGCCACCCGGCATGCGATCGGAGCAGCGGTGCACGTCAGCGTCGAGGTTGCGGTGGAGTCCCTCAGCATCGTCGTCTCGAATTCCCGCGGCGCGTCCATGGTTGATCCAACGCTCGGCGGGCTCGGCACCACAACGATGAGGGAACGCTCCGAGGCGCTTGGCGGCAGCTTCGCCGCAGGCTGGGACTCCAACGACGACTGGGTCGTGCGTGCCACAATCCCGATTGTGAGTGCGACCGTATGA
- a CDS encoding response regulator — MTISVLLADDHSAIRSGLRLLLQNSDDITVVGEAGDGATAISNARALRPDVVLMDIRMPGIDGVEATRAIRAEGLAEVLVLTTFGHDDVVFAALRAGAAGFLLKTAGAAQLIDAVCRVSAGEGVLAPEVTRGLLDAFAQSKILEAAAPPAWLTSLTAREIDVLRGIAGGQSNAEIARTLGISTATAKTHVSRVLAKLECTSRMQAAILAREAGLDTPTA; from the coding sequence ATGACCATCTCAGTGCTTCTCGCCGACGACCATTCAGCCATTCGCTCCGGCCTGCGACTCCTGCTGCAGAACTCGGATGACATCACGGTGGTCGGCGAGGCCGGCGACGGAGCCACCGCCATTAGCAACGCGCGCGCCCTTCGCCCCGACGTGGTGCTCATGGATATTCGGATGCCCGGAATCGACGGCGTTGAAGCAACCCGCGCCATCCGCGCAGAAGGCCTCGCAGAGGTGCTCGTTCTCACGACGTTTGGTCACGACGACGTGGTCTTCGCAGCCCTCCGCGCCGGTGCCGCTGGCTTTCTTCTCAAGACGGCGGGCGCAGCCCAGCTCATCGATGCCGTTTGCCGAGTATCGGCAGGTGAGGGCGTGCTCGCGCCGGAGGTGACCCGCGGTCTGCTCGATGCATTTGCGCAGTCGAAGATCCTCGAGGCGGCGGCCCCTCCTGCCTGGCTCACTTCCCTCACCGCCCGCGAAATCGACGTTCTGCGAGGCATCGCCGGCGGCCAATCCAATGCGGAGATCGCCCGCACCCTCGGCATCTCGACCGCGACCGCGAAAACGCATGTCTCGCGGGTGCTCGCCAAGCTCGAATGCACCAGCAGGATGCAGGCCGCCATCCTGGCGCGAGAAGCGGGGCTCGACACACCAACGGCTTAG
- the hrpA gene encoding ATP-dependent RNA helicase HrpA, which yields MTPADAAIQIVYPPDLPVSQRRDDISAAIRDNQVVIVAGATGSGKTTQLPKMLLELGYQSIGHTQPRRIAARTIAERIAEELGQEVGELVGYQVRFTDRTAKGTRVKLMTDGILLNEIHRDRLLRKYDAIIIDEAHERSLTIDFLLGYLKQLLPKRPELKVIITSATIDPESFAKHFAAADGSPAPIVEVSGRTYPVEIRYRPLAPDAESDDPDDEASAPAAPAEGDALDLFDGINAAIDELGREGSGDILVFLSGENEIRDAEDAIRARNLPGVEVLPLYGRLSAADQHKVFQPSSVAGTRRRIVLATNVAETSLTVPGIKYVIDAGTARISRYSVRAKIQRLPIEAISQASANQRSGRSGRTSDGIAIRLYSEQDFEKRPEFTDPEILRTNLAAVILQMISLGLGAIEDFPFLQPPDSRGIKDGLDLLAELGAVERGGGAGTAPRITKIGRQLSQLPIDPRLARMVIESGKHGVSREVMAIVAGLSIQDPRERPLEKRPQADQLHARFADKTSDFLTLLNLWNHLKEKEKELSGGQFRRLCKAEYLNFLRVREWADVYRQLERMAKPLGLTIGEPSNDGPGIHRSIMAGLLSQLGVRDDTVADPSGKGSKDRDRPRNKKGDYIGARQVRFSIFPGSTLAKKQPAEIMSAELVETSRLFARMNAAVDLAWAEPLAGDLAKRSYGEPHWEKKQGSAVAYERVTLYGVPIVARRRVQLSRIDPAQARDLFIRHALVQGEWDSERLDKRLTAFERANRTLRDELADVEERTRRRNILVDDEAVYEFYDRRIPATVSTQRDFESWWKKTREETPELLTMTRDDLLDHEDAPPELVESDFPKQWSQGDQRLALSYRFEPGSPDDGVTVRVPLALLARLSADGFDWQVPGFREQLATAMIKALPKAIRRNVVPAADWARRLLSTLPDDLDTTEMPFAEYLASQIQRQTYTPVDVDDFELERVPDHLLVTFAVIDDNGRELARSKDLASLQEKLKNRARESVARLHAQPQGGRGRGPAARPEGDARPADSRPGPRQGGAPSQSIERTGLTSWDLDVLPRVLDTRLGGNTVRAYPALVDQGTTVGIRLMSTPADQAREHRRGVRRLLALAIPAPLGYVQQHLTAAEKLSLGASPYRTTQALFEDCMVACLDAALDAHAAAASTVDPVEATLAALPWTKADFERMRDAASSTIVDALFETVGLVAKTLAAAREAERAIKSASSMALIAPLADAREQLDALVYPGFAGATGRERLRRLPLYVGAITHRVSKLAENLGRDRVWMAEVQKATELYVKAGGQLPLPAEAANDPAQANLVRARWMLEELRISLFAQHLGTAEPVSLQRIQKALGR from the coding sequence ATGACTCCCGCCGACGCCGCCATTCAGATCGTCTACCCGCCCGACCTTCCGGTCAGCCAGCGGCGCGACGACATCAGCGCGGCCATTCGCGACAATCAGGTCGTGATTGTCGCCGGCGCAACGGGGTCTGGCAAGACGACTCAGCTGCCCAAGATGCTGCTGGAGCTCGGCTACCAGTCCATCGGTCACACGCAACCCCGGCGCATCGCGGCCCGCACCATTGCCGAGCGCATCGCCGAAGAGCTGGGCCAGGAGGTCGGCGAACTCGTCGGCTACCAGGTGCGATTCACCGACCGCACGGCCAAGGGCACCCGGGTCAAGCTCATGACCGACGGCATCCTGCTCAACGAGATTCACCGCGACCGGCTGCTGCGCAAGTACGACGCGATCATCATTGACGAGGCGCACGAGCGCAGCCTCACGATCGACTTTTTGCTCGGCTACCTCAAGCAGCTGCTGCCTAAGCGGCCGGAGCTCAAGGTCATCATCACGTCGGCGACGATCGACCCCGAAAGCTTTGCGAAGCACTTCGCTGCAGCGGATGGCTCCCCTGCCCCCATCGTCGAGGTCAGCGGACGCACCTATCCCGTGGAGATCCGCTATCGCCCTCTGGCCCCGGATGCTGAATCCGACGACCCCGACGACGAAGCGTCTGCCCCCGCGGCCCCCGCAGAGGGCGACGCTCTCGACCTCTTCGACGGCATCAACGCAGCGATCGACGAGCTCGGCCGCGAGGGCAGCGGCGACATTCTCGTGTTCCTCAGCGGTGAGAACGAGATTCGGGATGCCGAAGATGCGATTCGTGCGCGCAATCTGCCCGGAGTCGAGGTGCTCCCTCTTTATGGCCGACTGAGCGCAGCCGACCAACACAAGGTCTTTCAGCCGTCGTCGGTCGCTGGTACCCGGCGCCGCATCGTGCTCGCGACCAACGTCGCCGAGACCTCCCTCACGGTTCCCGGCATCAAGTACGTAATCGACGCCGGCACCGCCCGCATCAGCCGCTACAGCGTTCGCGCCAAGATTCAGCGCCTCCCCATTGAGGCGATTTCGCAGGCCTCGGCCAACCAGCGATCCGGGCGATCCGGCCGCACGAGCGACGGCATCGCCATCCGCCTCTACTCGGAGCAGGACTTCGAGAAACGGCCAGAGTTCACCGACCCCGAGATCCTGCGCACCAACCTGGCGGCGGTCATCCTGCAGATGATCTCCCTCGGGCTCGGCGCGATCGAGGACTTCCCGTTTTTGCAACCGCCAGATTCGCGCGGCATCAAAGACGGCCTCGACCTGCTCGCCGAACTCGGTGCCGTCGAGCGCGGCGGCGGTGCAGGCACGGCACCCCGCATCACCAAGATCGGCCGCCAGCTTTCGCAACTGCCGATCGACCCACGCCTCGCCCGCATGGTGATCGAGTCTGGCAAGCACGGGGTTTCGCGTGAGGTCATGGCCATCGTCGCCGGCCTCAGCATCCAGGATCCTCGGGAACGCCCGCTCGAGAAACGCCCCCAGGCCGACCAGCTGCACGCCCGCTTCGCCGACAAGACAAGCGACTTTCTCACCCTTCTCAACCTGTGGAACCACCTCAAAGAGAAGGAGAAGGAGCTCAGTGGAGGGCAGTTCCGACGCCTCTGCAAAGCCGAATATCTCAACTTTCTCAGGGTGCGCGAATGGGCAGATGTTTACCGCCAGCTCGAACGCATGGCCAAACCTTTGGGCCTCACGATCGGCGAGCCCAGCAATGACGGCCCCGGCATCCACCGCTCGATCATGGCCGGGCTGCTCAGCCAGCTCGGCGTGCGGGACGACACCGTCGCCGACCCGAGCGGCAAGGGCAGCAAAGACCGTGATCGCCCGCGCAACAAGAAGGGCGATTACATCGGCGCCCGGCAGGTGCGTTTTTCGATCTTCCCCGGATCGACCCTCGCCAAAAAGCAGCCCGCAGAGATCATGAGCGCCGAGCTCGTCGAGACGAGTCGCCTCTTCGCTCGCATGAACGCGGCCGTCGATCTGGCCTGGGCCGAGCCCCTCGCGGGCGACCTGGCCAAGCGCAGCTATGGCGAACCGCACTGGGAGAAGAAGCAGGGCTCCGCCGTCGCCTATGAGCGGGTCACCCTCTACGGTGTGCCCATCGTGGCGCGCCGCCGCGTGCAGCTCTCGCGCATCGACCCGGCGCAGGCGCGCGACCTGTTCATCCGTCACGCCCTTGTGCAGGGCGAATGGGATAGCGAGCGGCTCGACAAGCGCCTCACCGCGTTCGAGCGCGCCAACCGCACGCTGCGCGACGAGCTTGCCGATGTTGAGGAGCGCACGCGACGCCGCAACATCCTCGTCGACGACGAGGCCGTCTACGAGTTCTACGACCGCCGCATCCCGGCCACTGTGAGCACCCAGCGCGATTTCGAGTCGTGGTGGAAGAAGACTCGGGAAGAGACCCCCGAGCTGCTCACGATGACGCGCGACGACCTGCTCGACCACGAGGATGCTCCGCCCGAGCTGGTCGAAAGCGACTTTCCTAAGCAATGGAGCCAGGGCGACCAGCGTCTTGCCCTCAGCTACCGCTTCGAGCCCGGCTCACCCGACGATGGCGTCACCGTGAGGGTGCCGCTCGCTCTGCTGGCGCGGCTTTCTGCCGACGGGTTCGACTGGCAGGTTCCCGGGTTCCGAGAGCAGCTCGCCACGGCCATGATCAAAGCGTTGCCCAAGGCGATCCGTCGCAATGTTGTGCCCGCCGCCGACTGGGCTCGCCGCCTGCTCAGCACGCTGCCCGACGACCTCGACACGACAGAGATGCCGTTTGCCGAATATCTCGCGTCGCAGATCCAGCGCCAGACCTACACCCCCGTCGATGTCGACGACTTCGAACTCGAACGAGTGCCGGATCACCTGCTCGTCACCTTCGCGGTGATCGACGACAACGGTCGCGAACTCGCCCGCTCCAAGGACCTCGCGAGCCTGCAGGAGAAGCTCAAGAATCGGGCCCGCGAGTCGGTTGCCCGGCTTCACGCTCAACCGCAGGGCGGTCGCGGTCGCGGCCCCGCAGCGCGCCCCGAGGGGGATGCCCGGCCCGCCGACAGTCGTCCCGGCCCCCGCCAGGGTGGAGCACCTTCGCAGTCGATCGAGCGCACCGGGCTCACATCCTGGGACCTCGACGTGCTGCCGCGCGTGCTCGACACTCGGCTCGGAGGCAACACCGTTCGCGCCTACCCCGCGCTCGTCGACCAGGGAACCACCGTGGGCATCCGGCTCATGAGCACCCCGGCAGACCAGGCTCGGGAGCACCGCCGCGGCGTTCGCCGACTTCTCGCCCTGGCCATCCCCGCCCCGCTCGGGTATGTGCAGCAGCACCTCACAGCGGCCGAAAAGCTCAGCCTCGGTGCGAGCCCCTACCGCACGACGCAGGCTCTGTTCGAAGACTGCATGGTGGCCTGCCTTGACGCAGCGCTCGATGCTCATGCCGCCGCAGCATCCACTGTTGACCCCGTCGAAGCCACCCTCGCTGCGCTGCCGTGGACCAAGGCGGACTTCGAGCGGATGCGGGATGCCGCCTCGTCAACGATTGTCGACGCCCTGTTCGAGACGGTCGGCCTGGTGGCCAAGACTCTCGCCGCGGCGCGGGAGGCCGAACGGGCGATCAAGTCCGCGTCGAGCATGGCGCTGATCGCACCCCTCGCCGACGCACGCGAACAGCTCGATGCGCTCGTCTACCCCGGGTTCGCCGGGGCGACAGGTCGCGAGCGACTGCGGCGACTGCCCCTCTATGTGGGTGCGATCACGCACCGAGTGTCGAAGCTTGCCGAGAACCTGGGCCGCGACCGCGTGTGGATGGCCGAGGTTCAGAAGGCCACCGAGCTCTACGTCAAGGCGGGCGGGCAGCTACCCTTGCCCGCCGAGGCAGCCAACGACCCCGCACAGGCCAACCTGGTTCGGGCGCGGTGGATGCTCGAAGAACTGCGCATTAGCCTCTTCGCTCAGCACCTCGGCACCGCCGAACCCGTCTCGCTCCAGCGCATCCAGAAGGCCCTCGGGCGCTAG
- a CDS encoding ribonucleotide-diphosphate reductase subunit beta: MGILGTGIQEGLLLKPIKYQWAMDLYDQAVANTWFPNEIQLGEDIADFKKMTDEERHAVTFLMSYFNPNELLVNKALAFGVYPYLNAAEAHLYLAKQMWEEANHCMSFEYVLETFPIDREKAYAAHVDIPSMARKEEFQVKFIRRMTEETLDITTLEGKQDFVRNLVAYNVVLEGIWFYSGFMVALSFRQRNLLRNFGSLMDWVVRDESLHLKFGINLILTVLEENPELQTPEFADEIRQMILDAVEMEEEYNNDLLPGGILGLNANYINQYVKYLADRRLEELGFEPHYKVSNPAKWMATANDTLELVNFFESTNTSYETNAKATSAPKA, translated from the coding sequence ATGGGCATCCTCGGAACCGGAATTCAAGAAGGTCTCCTCCTTAAGCCGATCAAGTACCAGTGGGCAATGGACCTGTACGACCAGGCCGTCGCCAACACCTGGTTCCCCAACGAGATCCAGCTGGGCGAGGACATCGCCGACTTCAAGAAGATGACGGACGAAGAGCGCCACGCCGTCACGTTCCTCATGAGCTACTTCAACCCGAACGAGCTGCTCGTGAACAAGGCGCTCGCCTTCGGCGTCTACCCCTACCTCAACGCGGCAGAGGCGCACCTCTACCTCGCCAAGCAGATGTGGGAAGAAGCCAACCACTGCATGTCGTTCGAGTATGTGCTCGAGACGTTCCCGATCGACCGCGAGAAGGCCTACGCAGCGCACGTCGACATCCCGTCGATGGCGCGCAAGGAGGAATTCCAGGTCAAGTTCATCCGTCGCATGACCGAGGAGACCCTCGACATTACGACGCTTGAGGGCAAGCAGGACTTCGTGCGCAACCTCGTTGCCTACAACGTCGTGCTTGAGGGCATCTGGTTCTACTCGGGCTTTATGGTCGCCCTGTCGTTCCGCCAGCGCAATCTGCTGCGCAACTTCGGTTCGCTCATGGACTGGGTTGTTCGCGACGAGAGCCTGCACCTCAAGTTCGGCATCAACCTCATCCTCACGGTGCTCGAAGAGAACCCCGAGCTGCAGACGCCCGAGTTCGCCGACGAGATTCGCCAGATGATCTTGGATGCTGTCGAGATGGAGGAGGAGTACAACAACGACCTTCTCCCCGGCGGCATCCTGGGCCTCAACGCGAACTACATCAACCAGTACGTGAAGTACCTGGCTGACCGTCGCCTTGAGGAGCTCGGCTTCGAGCCGCACTACAAGGTCTCGAACCCGGCCAAGTGGATGGCGACCGCGAACGACACCCTCGAATTGGTGAACTTCTTCGAGTCGACCAACACCTCCTACGAGACGAACGCCAAGGCGACGTCTGCCCCCAAGGCGTAA